From a single Lolium rigidum isolate FL_2022 chromosome 7, APGP_CSIRO_Lrig_0.1, whole genome shotgun sequence genomic region:
- the LOC124675070 gene encoding protein FAR1-RELATED SEQUENCE 5-like isoform X2 — translation MMKLDAPQGTYIISAINISRKQLLPVMPKLMMARQERDPDFFFKYLVDREGHLKGLFWADSQSRRDYEAFGDVVVFDSTYRTNKYNLPFVPFVGLNHHRSTVIFGCGIISHETGEAYEWMLWTFSKAMANKHPISVITDGDLAMQRAIRVVWSDTVHKLCVWHIQENIVRHLSDDAVKEEFRSFIYDRSSIQEHESKWVDFLERNKVTSEESWLHQMYKMRKLWCAPYLVGRCFLGLSSNQRSESLNSVLHTHLDGSMTLFKMVEHYERCLSTRRLNEAVLDIVALQSVPFTEVDASSLEKHAAQVFTPAMFVLVRYSTNAVRNCTLSGEILDTDDLTTFVVAKKHRGENFQVEYEKKEGSSERISCSCRKLECLGTPCSHIFYILGLLEVKRLPSCCVPTRWTMSAKAACPGARKNCMYDYSARTLSLCRQIIAPLYRDHSTWNKLLLAVAFPLLKALAFLH, via the exons ATGATGAAGTTGGATGCACCACAAGGGACATATATAATTTCTGCAATCAATATAAGCAGGAAACAGTTGCTGCCGGTGATGCCAAAACTGATGATGGCGCGACAGGAGAGAGATCCAGATTTTTTCTTCAAGTACTTGGTTGACCGAGAGGGTCATTTGAAGGGATTGTTCTGGGCTGATAGTCAATCCCGGCGTGACTACGAGGCTTTTGGCGACGTTGTTGTTTTTGATAGCACCTACAGGACTAATAAGTACAATCTGCCCTTTGTGCCTTTTGTTGGGCTGAATCACCACCGCAGCACTGTTATTTTTGGATGTGGTATTATTTCTCATGAAACAGGCGAGGCATACGAGTGGATGCTGTGGACCTTTTCTAAAGCAATGGCCAATAAGCACCCGATATCCGTGATCACTGACGGGGACTTGGCAATGCAGAGAGCAATCAGAGTGGTCTGGTCTGACACGGTTCATAAGCTGTGTGTATGGCACATTCAAGAGAACATTGTACGTCATCTGAGTGATGATGCGGTTAAGGAAGAATTCAGATCTTTCATATATGATCGTTCTTCCATACAAGAGCATGAGAGCAAATGGGTAGATTTCTTAGAAAGGAATAAAGTAACAAGTGAGGAGTCGTGGTTGCATCAGATGTATAAGATGAGGAAGTTGTGGTGTGCTCCATATCTGGTGGGACGCTGTTTCCTAGGATTGAGCAGTAATCAAAGGAGTGAGAGCCTAAACTCTGTTCTGCATACGCATCTTGATGGTAGCATGACATTGTTTAAAATGGTAGAGCACTATGAGCGTTGTCTTTCGACACGACGCCTAAATGAGGCGGTGCTAGACATTGTTGCCTTGCAGTCCGTTCCATTTACAGAGGTGGATGCTTCTAGTCTTGAGAAACACGCTGCACAAGTTTTCACACCTGCAATGTTTGTTTTGGTCAGATATAGCACAAATGCTGTCAGGAATTGTACCCTCAGCGGTGAAATACTAGATACAGATGATTTGACCACATTTGTTGTGGCTAAGAAGCATAGAGGAGAGAATTTCCAAGTGGAGTATGAGAAAAAGGAAGGTTCTTCGGAGAGGATTTCTTGTTCTTGCCGCAAGCTGGAATGCTTAGGCACACCATGTTCCCACATATTTTACATATTGGGATTATTAGAAGTAAAACGACTTCCGAGTTGTTGTGTTCCTACTAGGTGGACGATGAGTGCAAAGGCCGCATGTCCTGGGGCAAGAAAGAACTGCATGTATGATTATTCGGCAA GAACTTTATCCCTCTGTAG
- the LOC124675070 gene encoding protein FAR1-RELATED SEQUENCE 5-like isoform X1 — protein MMKLDAPQGTYIISAINISRKQLLPVMPKLMMARQERDPDFFFKYLVDREGHLKGLFWADSQSRRDYEAFGDVVVFDSTYRTNKYNLPFVPFVGLNHHRSTVIFGCGIISHETGEAYEWMLWTFSKAMANKHPISVITDGDLAMQRAIRVVWSDTVHKLCVWHIQENIVRHLSDDAVKEEFRSFIYDRSSIQEHESKWVDFLERNKVTSEESWLHQMYKMRKLWCAPYLVGRCFLGLSSNQRSESLNSVLHTHLDGSMTLFKMVEHYERCLSTRRLNEAVLDIVALQSVPFTEVDASSLEKHAAQVFTPAMFVLVRYSTNAVRNCTLSGEILDTDDLTTFVVAKKHRGENFQVEYEKKEGSSERISCSCRKLECLGTPCSHIFYILGLLEVKRLPSCCVPTRWTMSAKAACPGARKNCMYDYSASLRRYRELRNLSHAKCFSAAHSVEAYEHLKMVLNVQDDRKESSSGHKECMRYGPVLPQTARLDSGELEKVLDPVHVQGRGAPKKRMKKKRKRSNSKCGYCRLEGHNRRKCAKWIEDNNLTEPC, from the exons ATGATGAAGTTGGATGCACCACAAGGGACATATATAATTTCTGCAATCAATATAAGCAGGAAACAGTTGCTGCCGGTGATGCCAAAACTGATGATGGCGCGACAGGAGAGAGATCCAGATTTTTTCTTCAAGTACTTGGTTGACCGAGAGGGTCATTTGAAGGGATTGTTCTGGGCTGATAGTCAATCCCGGCGTGACTACGAGGCTTTTGGCGACGTTGTTGTTTTTGATAGCACCTACAGGACTAATAAGTACAATCTGCCCTTTGTGCCTTTTGTTGGGCTGAATCACCACCGCAGCACTGTTATTTTTGGATGTGGTATTATTTCTCATGAAACAGGCGAGGCATACGAGTGGATGCTGTGGACCTTTTCTAAAGCAATGGCCAATAAGCACCCGATATCCGTGATCACTGACGGGGACTTGGCAATGCAGAGAGCAATCAGAGTGGTCTGGTCTGACACGGTTCATAAGCTGTGTGTATGGCACATTCAAGAGAACATTGTACGTCATCTGAGTGATGATGCGGTTAAGGAAGAATTCAGATCTTTCATATATGATCGTTCTTCCATACAAGAGCATGAGAGCAAATGGGTAGATTTCTTAGAAAGGAATAAAGTAACAAGTGAGGAGTCGTGGTTGCATCAGATGTATAAGATGAGGAAGTTGTGGTGTGCTCCATATCTGGTGGGACGCTGTTTCCTAGGATTGAGCAGTAATCAAAGGAGTGAGAGCCTAAACTCTGTTCTGCATACGCATCTTGATGGTAGCATGACATTGTTTAAAATGGTAGAGCACTATGAGCGTTGTCTTTCGACACGACGCCTAAATGAGGCGGTGCTAGACATTGTTGCCTTGCAGTCCGTTCCATTTACAGAGGTGGATGCTTCTAGTCTTGAGAAACACGCTGCACAAGTTTTCACACCTGCAATGTTTGTTTTGGTCAGATATAGCACAAATGCTGTCAGGAATTGTACCCTCAGCGGTGAAATACTAGATACAGATGATTTGACCACATTTGTTGTGGCTAAGAAGCATAGAGGAGAGAATTTCCAAGTGGAGTATGAGAAAAAGGAAGGTTCTTCGGAGAGGATTTCTTGTTCTTGCCGCAAGCTGGAATGCTTAGGCACACCATGTTCCCACATATTTTACATATTGGGATTATTAGAAGTAAAACGACTTCCGAGTTGTTGTGTTCCTACTAGGTGGACGATGAGTGCAAAGGCCGCATGTCCTGGGGCAAGAAAGAACTGCATGTATGATTATTCGGCAAGTCTGAGGAGGTACCGTGAGCTACGGAACTTGAGTCACGCGAAATGTTTCTCAGCAGCTCATTCTGTTGAAGCATATGAGCATCTGAAGATGGTTCTAAATGTACAAGATGATAGGAAGGAATCATCCAGTGGTCACAAGGAATGCATGAGGTATGGGCCGGTGCTGCCTCAAACGGCACGACTTGATTCTGGAGAATTGGAGAAGGTTCTAGATCCTGTGCATGTGCAAGGCCGAGGTGCACCGAAGAAAAGAATGAAGAAGAAGCGGAAAAGATCAAACTCAAAATGCGGTTATTGCAGGTTGGAGGGTCACAATAGGCGTAAATGTGCCAAGTGGATAGAG GACAACAATCTGACAGAGCCTTGTTAG